A genomic segment from Cyprinus carpio isolate SPL01 chromosome A4, ASM1834038v1, whole genome shotgun sequence encodes:
- the LOC109066092 gene encoding filamin-C-like isoform X8, producing the protein MMSNNTYYDQQLPPQYYQGTDNGEDGEEEMPATEKDLAEDAPWKKIQQNTFTRWCNEHLKCMNKKINDLQKDLTDGLKLIGLLEVLSQKKMYRKYHARPNFRQMKLENVSVALEFLEREHIKLVSIDSKAIVDGNLKLILGLIWTLILHYSISMPMWEDEDDEDARKLTPKQRLLGWIQNKVPQLPINNFHRDWRDGKALGALVDNCAPGLCPDWETWDPSQPVENAREAMQQADDWLGVPQVIAPEEIVDPNVDEHSVMTYLSQFPKAKLKPGAPLRSKTLHPKRAKAYGPGIEPKGNVVLRPAEFVVETVEAGLGEVLVYIEDPEGHTEEARVIPNNDRNRSYSVVYVPKVEGLHKVKVLFAGQDIDRSPFLVNVSKALGDPNKVQARGAGLEPVGNVANKPTYFDIYTAGAGAGDVGVIIVDSQGCRDTVEIILENKGDSVFRCTYCPILEGPHTIYVTFAGQQIPKSPFTVHISEASNPNACRAIGRGLQPKGVRVKEVADFKVYTKGAGSGELRVQVKGPRGGDEPVKVQDLGDGVYECDYYPIFTGKYIITITWGGHAIPRSPFEVIVSEDAGPQKVRAWGPGLETGMVGKSADFVVEAIGTEVGTLGFSIEGPSQAKIECDDKGDGSCDVLYWPTEPGDYAVHVICDDEDIKDSPFMAHILPAANDVFPEKVKCYGPGLEPTGCIVNKPAEFTIDARGAGRGHLQIYAQDSEGFPINIQITDNGDSTYFCVYIPTKPIKHTIIITWGEVNVPNSPFRVTIGEGSHPENVKVHGPGVEKTGLKANEPTYFTVDCSEAGQGDVSIGIKCAPGVVGSAEADIDFDIIKNDNDTFTVKYTPPAAGRYTIMVLFADQEIPISPFRIKVDPSHDANKVKAEGPGLNKTGVEVGKPTHFNIYTKGAGKATPEVHFTTAGKGEAVSDFEIIDNHDYSFTVRYTALQQGNMSISVCHGGDPIPKSPFTITVAPPLDLNKVKVQGLNNKVDVGKDEEFTIDTRGAGGQGKVDVKITSPSHRPIPCKVESGASNEAHTVKYIPPEEGPYKVDISYDGNPVPGSPFTVEGVMPPDPSKVRAYGPGLKGGIVGKPAPFAIDTKGAGTGGLGLTVEGPCEAKIECQDNGDGSCSVSYLPTEPGEYSINILFADAHIPGSPFKAMVQSVFDPSKVTASGPGLERGKVNEAALFTVDCSKAGEAELTIEIISDSGAQAEVHVQNNSDGTYSITYIPPFHGMYTITIKYGGHAVPKFPARVQVDPALDTSGIKVYGPGVEPRGVLREVTTHFVVDTRVHSKMGGNHIKVNIVNPSGANTDAFITDKGDGTYRVEYTAYEDGVHVIEVLYDDVPVPKSPFRVAVTEGCDPSRVRAYGPGLEEGLVNKPNRFTVETRGAGTGGLGLAIEGPSEAKMSCKDNKDGSCSVEYIPFTPGEYDVNITFGGLPIPGSPFRVPVRELVDPSKVKCSGPGLGSGVRAHVPQTFTVDCSKAGLAPLEVLLYGPTGVTEPVNITDNGDGTHTVIYTPAKDGPYTVCVKYADQEVPRSPFKIKVLPAHDASKVRASGPGLNASGVPASLPVEFTIDARDAGEGLLTVQILDPEGKPKKANIRDNRDGTYTVSYVPDMTGRYTITIKYGGDEIPYSPYRIHALPSGDASKCLVTVSIGGHGLGSGLGPTIQIGEETVITVDAKAAGKGKVTCKVSTPDGAELDVDVVENADGTFDIYYTAPEPGKYIITIRFGGEHIPNSPFHVVATEEPVTAVDAMEPMLRPFNLVIPFTVQKGEITGEVRMPSGKTARPHITDNKDGTVTVKYAPTEKGLHEMDIKYDGNHIPGSPLQFYVDAINSGHVNAYGPGLSHGMVNKPTTFTIVTKDAGEGGLSLAVEGPSKAEISCKDNKDGTCTVSYLPTAPGDYNIIVKFDDKHIAGSPFTAKITGDDSMRTSQLNVGTATDVSLKITETDLSSLAASIRAPSGNEEPCLLKRLPNRHIGISFTPKEVGEHVVSVKKNGKHVTNSPFKIMVGQSEIGDASKVKVFGKGLIEGHTFEVAEFIVDTRSAGYGGLGLSIEGPSKVDINCSDVDDGTCKVTYCPTEPGTYIINIKFADQHVPGSPFTVKVLGEGRMKESITRKRQAPSIATVGSTCDLNLKIPGESGTQEMTAQVTSPSGNTEDAEIIEGEDSTYSVRFVPQEMGPHTVNVKYRGQHVPGSPFQFTVGPLGEGGAHKVRAGGTGLDRGVAGIPAEFSIWTREAGAGGLSIAVEGPSKAEISFEDRKDGSCGVAYVVQEPGDYEVSIKFNDEHIPDSPFIVPIASVSDDARLLTVTSLQEMGLKVNQEASFAVQLNGARGVIDAKVHTPSGAVEECYITELDNDKHAIHFIPWENGVHSIDVRFNGSHIPGSPFKIRVGEPSQAGDPGMVTAFGPGLEGGTTGVPSDFIVNTCNAGSGALSVTIDGPSKVKMDCQECPEGYKVTYTPMAPGSYLISIKYGGPQHIVGSPFKAKVSGARLSGGHSLHETSSVLVETVTKSSSVAGSFSTLPKFSSDASKVISRGAGLSKAFIGQKNTFTVDCSKAGTNMLMVGVHGPKTPCEEVYVKHMGNRMYNVTYTVKEKGDYILIVKWGEEMVPGSPFHVTVP; encoded by the exons GCCTGTGTCCGGACTGGGAGACATGGGACCCGAGTCAGCCAGTGGAGAATGCAAGAGAAGCCATGCAGCAAGCCGACGACTGGCTCGGTGTGCCTCAG GTGATTGCTCCAGAGGAGATTGTAGATCCTAACGTGGACGAGCACTCAGTGATGACCTACCTGTCTCAGTTCCCCAAAGCCAAACTCAAACCTGGTGCCCCACTGCGATCTAAAACCCTGCATCCCAAGAGAGCCAAGGCCTACGGCCCAG GTATTGAGCCTAAAGGTAACGTTGTGTTGAGGCCAGCTGAGTTTGTGGTGGAGACTGTGGAGGCCGGGCTTGGAGAGGTCTTGGTGTACATTGAGGATCCAGAGGGCCACACAGAAGAG GCCAGAGTAATTCCCAACAATGACAGGAACAGGAGCTACTCTGTGGTCTATGTCCCAAAAGTGGAGGGTCTGCATAag GTGAAGGTGTTGTTTGCTGGACAGGACATTGACAGAAGCCCTTTCCTGGTAAATGTGTCTAAAGCACTGGGAGACCCGAACAAGGTGCAGGCCCGCGGGGCAGGTTTGGAACCGGTGGGCAATGTGGCCAATAAACCCACCTATTTTGACATCTACACGGCAG GTGCAGGAGCTGGTGATGTCGGTGTGATCATTGTGGACTCTCAGGGCTGCAGAGACACAGTGGAGATCATTCTGGAAAACAAGGGCGACAGTGTTTTCCGCTGCACTTACTGCCCTATTCTGGAGGGCCCTCACACTATATATGTGACATTTGCTGGCCAGCAGATACCCAAAAGCCCTTTCACTGTCCACATCTCAGAGG CGAGTAACCCGAATGCCTGTCGGGCCATTGGGCGTGGCCTGCAGCCCAAGGGTGTGCGTGTGAAGGAGGTGGCCGACTTTAAGGTGTACACGAAGGGAGCAGGCAGTGGAGAACTACGTGTTCAAGTCAAAGGGCCGA GAGGTGGCGATGAGCCTGTGAAGGTGCAAGACCTGGGAGATGGTGTGTACGAATGTGATTACTACCccatttttactggaaaatacaTTATCACCATTACTTGGGGTGGCCACGCCATTCCTCGTAG CCCATTTGAAGTGATCGTTAGTGAAGATGCTGGCCCTCAGAAGGTGAGGGCTTGGGGTCCAGGCCTGGAGACGGGCATGGTGGGAAAATCAGCTGACTTTGTGGTCGAGGCCATTGGCACTGAGGTTGGAACTCTGG GTTTCTCCATTGAAGGCCCCTCACAGGCTAAGATAGAGTGTGATGATAAGGGAGATGGATCTTGTGATGTTTTGTACTGGCCCACCGAGCCTGGTGACTATGCGGTCCATGTCATCTGTGATGATGAAGATATCAAAGACAGCCCCTTCATGGCCCACATCCTCCCTGCAGCCAATGACGTCTTCCCTGAGAAG GTTAAGTGCTACGGCCCTGGACTAGAACCAACTGGGTGCATTGTAAACAAACCTGCTGAATTTACAATTGACGCCCGTGGAGCTGGAAGAGGACATCTACAGATTTACGCTCAG GACTCAGAAGGCTTCCCCATCAACATCCAGATCACAGATAATGGTGACAGCACATATTTCTGCGTCTACATTCCCACCAAGCCCATCAAACACACTATCATCATCACCTGGGGAGAGGTCAATGTTCCCAATAGTCCATTCAGG GTAACCATTGGAGAAGGCAGTCACCCAGAGAACGTGAAGGTTCATGGACCAGGAGTGGAAAAGACTGGCTTGAAGGCCAATGAACCCACATACTTTACTGTGGATTGCAGTGAGGCTGGACAAG GAGATGTCAGCATTGGGATTAAGTGTGCTCCTGGCGTGGTGGGATCTGCCGAAGCAGATATTGATTTTGAcatcattaaaaatgacaatgacACATTCACAGTGAAGTATACACCTCCTGCAGCTGGACGCTACACCATCATGGTGCTGTTTGCTGATCAA GAAATTCCAATTAGCCCCTTCCGTATTAAAGTCGATCCATCCCATGATGCCAATAAGGTGAAAGCAGAGGGTCCCGGGCTCAACAAGACCG GTGTGGAAGTGGGCAAGCCGACCCACTTCAACATCTACACTAAAGGAGCAGGCAAGGCCACGCCTGAGGTTCACTTCACCACAGCTGGGAAAGGAGAAGCCGTCAGTGACTTTGAGATCATTGATAACCATGACTATTCTTTCACTGTGCGTTACACTGCATTACAGCAG GGTAACATGAGCATATCTGTGTGCCATGGCGGTGACCCCATCCCCAAAAGCCCTTTTACCATCACTGTTGCTCCTCCTTTGGATCTCAACAAGGTCAAAGTTCAAGGACTCAACAACA AAGTGGATGTAGGGAAAGATGAGGAGTTTACCATTGACACACGTGGCGCAGGAGGTCAAGGAAAGGTGGACGTCAAGATTACCTCACCTTCTCACCGACCAATCCCGTGCAAGGTTGAATCTGGAGCATCCAATGAGGCGCACACTGTTAAGTACATTCCCCCGGAAGAGGGACCCTACAAAGTGGACATCAGCTATGATGGAAACCCCGTGCCTGGAAGTCCTTTCACGGTGGAGGGAGTGATGCCTCCAGATCCCTCAAAG GTGCGAGCCTATGGCCCAGGCCTGAAGGGAGGTATTGTGGGTAAACCCGCTCCATTTGCCATCGACACCAAAGGTGCAGGTACAGGGGGTCTTGGGCTGACTGTGGAGGGCCCGTGTGAAGCCAAGATTGAGTGCCAGGACAACGGCGACGGATCTTGCTCAGTGTCCTATCTGCCCACTGAGCCTGGAGAGTATTCTATTAACATCCTGTTTGCTGATGCTCACATCCCTGGTTCTCCCTTCAAAGCCATGGTGCAGTCTGTCTTTGACCCAAGCAAGGTCACAGCTAGCGGACCGGGGCTGGAGAGAGGAAAGGTCAACGAAGCGGCGTTGTTCACGGTGGACTGCTCTAAAGCAGGCGAGGCAGAGTTGACCATAGAGATTATTTCAGATTCAGGAGCGCAGGCTGAGGTTCATGTCCAGAATAACAGCGATGGAACATATTCTATCACCTACATCCCTCCTTTCCACGGAATGTACACCATCACGATTAAATACGGAGGACACGCAGTGCCGAAGTTTCCTGCAAGGGTGCAGGTAGATCCTGCTCTCGATACCAGCGGAATCAAGGTCTATGGTCCAGGAGTGGAACCTAGAG GGGTACTCCGAGAGGTCACTACACACTTTGTCGTTGACACTCGGGTTCACAGCAAAATGGGTGGAAACCACATCAAAGTTAATATTGTTAACCCATCAGGTGCCAACACTGATGCGTTCATCACCGACAAAGGAGATGGCACTTACAGAGTGGAGTATACAGCATATGAGGATG GTGTGCATGTGATAGAGGTGCTGTATGATGACGTACCTGTCCCCAAGAGCCCGTTTAGGGTGGCGGTAACCGAAGGTTGTGATCCCAGCCGTGTACGTGCATACGGTCCTGGTCTGGAAGAGGGTCTGGTCAACAAACCCAACCGCTTCACTGTGGAAACCAG GGGTGCTGGCACGGGTGGTCTTGGATTGGCCATCGAGGGTCCATCAGAAGCTAAGATGTCTTGTAAAGATAACAAAGATGGCAGCTGTAGCGTGGAGTATATTCCTTTCACTCCTGGAGAATATGACGTCAACATCACTTTCGGAGGTCTGCCTATCCCAG GTAGTCCATTCAGGGTGCCTGTGAGGGAGCTGGTGGATCCTAGTAAGGTGAAGTGTTCTGGTCCTGGTTTGGGCAGTGGAGTTCGAGCCCATGTTCCTCAGACCTTCACCGTGGACTGCAGCAAAGCTGGACTCGCCCCACTGGAGGTGCTGCTGTATGGACCTACAG GAGTGACAGAGCCAGTGAATATCACAGACAATGGTGATGGCACACACACAGTGATCTACACTCCTGCTAAAGATGGACCGTACACTGTGTGTGTCAAATATGCAGACCAAGAAGTGCCACGCAG tCCATTTAAGATCAAGGTGTTGCCTGCTCATGATGCCAGTAAAGTCCGTGCCAGCGGTCCTGGACTGAACGCTTCCGGGGTTCCCGCCAGCCTGCCGGTGGAGTTCACCATCGATGCTCGTGACGCAGGCGAGGGACTTCTCACTGTACAGATTCTG GACCCAGAAGGAAAACCAAAGAAAGCCAACATTCGAGATAACAGAGACGGAACATACACTGTGTCCTACGTCCCAGATATGACAGGACGCTACACTATTACAATCAAATATGGCGGAGATGAGATCCCATACTCCCCCTACCGCATACATGCTCTGCCCAGTGGAGATGCCAGTAAATGCCTTGTGACAG TGTCGATTGGTGGACACGGATTGG GCTCTGGGCTTGGACCTACTATTCAAATCGGCGAGGAGACCGTTATCACTGTGGATGCAAAGGCTGCTGGGAAGGGGAAGGTCACCTGCAAAGTGTCAACTCCAGATGGGGCGGAGCTAGACGTGGATGTGGTGGAGAACGCGGACGGGACATTTGATATCTACTATACCGCTCCAGAACCTGGGAAATACATTATCACCATCCGCTTTGGAGGAGAGCACATTCCTAACAGCCCCTTCCATGTGGTG GCCACGGAGGAACCAGTCACTGCAGTGGACGCCATGGAGCCAATGCTTCGCCCGTTCAATCTGGTCATTCCATTTACTGTACAAAAGGGGGAGATTACAG gtgAGGTACGTATGCCCTCTGGTAAAACCGCCCGTCCTCACATCACTGATAACAAGGATGGGACTGTGACGGTCAAATATGCCCCCACCGAGAAGGGCCTACATGAGATGGACATCAAATATGACGGGAATCACATTCCAG GAAGTCCACTGCAGTTCTATGTAGATGCCATTAACAGCGGGCATGTGAATGCATATGGACCTGGTCTGAGTCATGGCATGGTCAACAAACCCACCACTTTCACCATCGTCACTAAGGACGCTGGAGAAg GTGGTCTGTCTTTGGCAGTGGAAGGCCCCTCTAAGGCAGAGATCAGCTGTAAGGATAATAAAGATGGCACCTGCACTGTGTCCTACCTGCCAACAGCACCAGGAGACTATAATATAATCGTCAAGTTTGATGACAAGCACATCGCTGGAAGCCCCTTTACAGCCAAGATCACAG GTGATGACTCCATGAGGACGTCCCAGCTGAATGTTGGCACAGCCACAGACGTGTCACTAAAGATCACAGAGACGGACCTGAGCTCCCTGGCCGCGAGCATCAGAGCCCCATCTGGCAACGAGGAGCCCTGCCTGCTGAAGAGACTGCCAAACCGCCACATCG GAATATCCTTTACTCCTAAAGAGGTGGGCGAGCATGTGGTCAGCGTGAAGAAGAATGGAAAACACGTGACCAACAGCCCATTCAAGATCATGGTGGGCCAGTCTGAGATCGGAGACGCCAGTAAGGTGAAGGTGTTTGGGAAAGGACTGATTGAAGGACACACCTTTGAAGTGGCTGAGTTCATTGTGGACACCAGAAGTGCAG GTTATGGAGGTCTCGGTCTGTCTATCGAGGGGCCCAGCAAAGTTGACATTAACTGTTCGGATGTGGATGACGGAACATGCAAAGTGACCTACTGCCCAACCGAACCTGGAACTTACATCATCAACATCAAATTCGCCGACCAACATGTGCCAG GAAGTCCATTTACAGTGAAGGTTCTGGGCGAGGGAAGAATGAAGGAGAGCATCACCAGAAAGAGGCAGGCGCCATCTATCGCCACAGTGGGCAGCACTTGCGACCTCAACCTCAAGATTCCAG gtgaaTCAGGTACGCAGGAAATGACCGCACAGGTGACGAGTCCCAGTGGTAACACGGAGGATGCTGAGATCATAGAAGGAGAGGATAGCACCTATAGTGTGCGTTTTGTGCCTCAGGAGATGGGTCCCCACACTGTCAATGTCAAATACAGGGGACAGCATGTCCCTGGAAGCCCCTTCCAGTTCACTGTCGGGCCCCTGGGAGAGGGAGGGGCCCATAAGGTTCGGGCAGGTGGTACTGGATTGGACAGGGGTGTGGCTGGAATTCCAG cTGAGTTCAGTATCTGGACCCGTGAGGCCGGTGCTGGTGGTTTGTCAATAGCTGTTGAGGGGCCCAGCAAAGCAGAGATTTCCTTTGAGGACAGGAAAGATGGTTCCTGTGGGGTGGCCTATGTAGTACAGGAACCTG gtGACTATGAGGTGTCAATCAAATTTAACGATGAGCATATCCCAGACAGCCCTTTCATCGTTCCTATTGCATCAGTGTCAGACGACGCCCGCCTACTTACCGTCACCAGCCTGCAG GAGATGGGTCTGAAGGTGAACCAGGAGGCCTCGTTTGCCGTGCAGCTGAACGGAGCGAGAGGGGTGATTGATGCTAAAGTGCACACACCATCTGGAGCAGTGGAGGAGTGTTACATCACTGAGCTAGACAATG ATAAACACGCCATACACTTTATTCCATGGGAGAACGGCGTCCACTCCATCGATGTCCGTTTTAATGGGAGTCACATCCCAGGCAGTCCCTTCAAGATCCGTGTCGGGGAACCCAGCCAGGCAGGAGATCCAGGAATGGTGACGGCTTTTGGGCCCGGCCTGGAGGGGGGAACTACAG GTGTACCCTCAGATTTCATTGTAAACACGTGTAACGCTGGCTCAGGAGCTCTGTCGGTCACCATCGACGGTCCATCGAAGGTGAAGATGGATTGTCAGGAGTGTCCAGAAGGATACAAGGTCACTTACACACCCATGGCTCCCGGCAGCTACCTCATCTCCATCAAATATGGAGGACCGCAGCATATCGTGGGCAGCCCCTTCAAAGCCAAAGTCTCTG GTGCACGTCTGTCCGGAGGACACTCTCTACATGAAACATCATCGGTTCTGGTGGAAACGGTGACGAAATCGTCCTCAGTGGCCGGATCTTTCTCTACTCTGCCAAAGTTCTCGTCCGACGCCAGTAAGGTGATCTCCAGGGGGGCCGGACTCTCCAAAGCCTTCATTGGCCAGAAGAACACCTTCACGGTAGACTGCAGTAAAGCAG GGACGAACATGTTAATGGTAGGAGTGCACGGGCCAAAGACTCCCTGTGAAGAAGTGTACGTCAAACACATGGGCAACAGAATGTACAATGTCACATACACAGTGAAAGAGAAAGGCGACTACATCCTGATAGTCAAATGGGGAGAAGAAATGGTGCCCGGAAGCCCTTTCCACGTCACCGTGCCTTAA